A section of the Neorhizobium galegae bv. orientalis str. HAMBI 540 genome encodes:
- a CDS encoding response regulator transcription factor, whose protein sequence is MTNTAVRVLIVDDEPPIRKLLRVGLSTQGYAVSEAMNAKVAIDLVKSEKPDLIILDLGLPDMPGHDLLARWRGEGLDLPIVILSSRTDEAGIVKALELGADDYVAKPFGMNELVARIRVALRHRMQTQGEKPVFQTGELSVDLVKRIVKVADKEIKLSPKEYDILRILVQHAGKVLTHRFLLEHVWDGLTDVQYLRVYVRQLRQKIEKAPDQPQYILTETGVGYRLHEGQ, encoded by the coding sequence ATGACCAATACAGCGGTGCGCGTCCTGATCGTCGATGACGAGCCGCCGATCCGCAAGCTCTTGCGCGTGGGCCTCTCCACCCAGGGTTATGCCGTCAGTGAGGCGATGAACGCCAAGGTCGCGATTGATCTCGTCAAGTCCGAGAAGCCGGACCTGATCATCCTCGATCTCGGCCTGCCGGATATGCCGGGCCATGATCTGCTGGCCAGATGGCGGGGCGAGGGGCTGGATCTGCCGATCGTCATCCTCTCCAGTCGCACCGACGAGGCCGGCATCGTCAAGGCGCTCGAACTCGGCGCCGACGACTATGTGGCGAAACCCTTCGGCATGAACGAACTCGTCGCCCGCATCCGCGTGGCGCTGCGCCATCGGATGCAGACACAGGGCGAAAAACCAGTCTTCCAGACCGGCGAGCTTTCGGTCGACCTCGTCAAGCGCATCGTCAAGGTTGCCGACAAGGAGATCAAGCTGTCGCCGAAGGAATACGACATCCTGCGCATCCTGGTGCAGCATGCGGGCAAAGTCCTGACCCATCGGTTCCTCCTCGAACATGTCTGGGACGGCCTGACTGATGTGCAGTACCTGCGTGTTTATGTGCGCCAGCTTCGCCAGAAGATCGAGAAAGCGCCCGATCAGCCGCAATACATCCTGACCGAGACCGGCGTCGGTTATCGGTTGCACGAAGGCCAATAG
- a CDS encoding PTS sugar transporter subunit IIA, whose amino-acid sequence MKLRDYLPPENIVLDLAPPSKAILIRQLAALAAERLGLDAGEIVRVLTNRETLGSTGIGAGIAIPHANVQGLDRHFCLFARLAKPVDFEAVDDLPVDLVFLLLNPENRPDHLNILSCIARRVREEEVAAAIRRATGVQDVHSRLCPAIP is encoded by the coding sequence ATGAAACTTCGGGATTATCTCCCGCCGGAGAATATCGTGCTGGATCTGGCGCCGCCGTCGAAGGCGATCCTGATCCGGCAACTCGCCGCGCTGGCCGCCGAAAGGCTGGGGCTCGATGCCGGCGAGATCGTCCGGGTGCTGACCAATCGAGAGACCCTGGGTTCGACGGGGATCGGTGCCGGCATTGCCATTCCGCATGCAAACGTGCAGGGCCTCGATCGGCATTTCTGCCTTTTCGCGCGGCTGGCGAAGCCGGTCGATTTCGAGGCGGTGGACGATCTGCCAGTCGATCTTGTCTTCCTGCTTCTCAATCCGGAAAACCGCCCCGACCATCTGAACATCTTGTCCTGCATCGCGCGGCGCGTGCGTGAAGAGGAGGTGGCTGCAGCCATTCGGCGAGCTACCGGTGTGCAGGACGTTCATTCGAGGCTTTGCCCAGCAATTCCATGA
- a CDS encoding sensor histidine kinase, protein MPDDSRESENRPSPDALLEHAEREARGRLKIFLGAAPGVGKTYEMLMSGRARKVDGLDVVIGVVETHGRQETEALVEGFEIVPRKAIDYRGQQLDEMDLDAILARRPALVLVDELAHTNAAGSRHPKRYMDVQEILGQGIDVYSTLNIQHVESLNDVVAQITRVRVRETVPDSIIDRADDVEIIDITPDDLIKRLNDGKVYVPQTARRAIENYFSPGNLTALRELALRRTAQRVDEQLLNHMQAHAISGPWAAGDRVLVCLDHGRNGASLVRYARRQADRLRAPWAALHLETPQSVNLPEQDKDRLAANMRLAEQLGGETVTLPALQPSREIIAYANANNFTHIVVGRPARPRWRQILQGSVTYDLIRYAGDISVHVISGDTKEGEPKRGLKAAQLPKAFRFKPYVKSTIFVALAIIAGAALDQTLDVRNLALVFLMAVLAAAVRGGLGPGLFASVAGALSFNFFFLEPRYTFTVRDPESLVALFFYLGVAVVASNLTAAVQRQAAAARQRARTTEDLYLFSKKLAGTGTLDDVLWATAFQIASMLKVRVVILLPENGSIAVKAGYPPDDTLVDADIAAAKWAWEHNRPAGRAADTLPGAKRLYLPMRTGREAVGVIGLDNDKQGPLLTPEQQRLFDALTDQAALAIERIQLVSDVDKAKLAAETDRLRTALLTSISHDLKTPLAAIMGSAGTLKDFGADIPEEARAELLTSVVDESERLNRFISNLLDMTRIGSGAMEPNYAFHFAGDIVGTALSRAAKIVSAHKLNVGIPADMPMLKVDPVLFEQVLFNLIDNAAKYAPEDTVIDIRGWQDGGSILISVMDEGPGIPPDDLERIFDSFYRVRKGDHVRAGTGLGLSICRGFIEAMGGTIRASNRSDRPGAIFTIRMPVPAETPILGEQE, encoded by the coding sequence ATGCCCGACGACAGTCGCGAGAGTGAGAACAGGCCTTCGCCGGATGCGCTTCTGGAGCATGCCGAGCGTGAGGCGCGCGGGCGGCTGAAGATTTTTCTGGGAGCGGCGCCCGGCGTCGGCAAGACCTACGAGATGCTGATGTCCGGCCGCGCCCGGAAAGTCGATGGTCTCGATGTGGTGATCGGCGTGGTCGAAACCCACGGCCGCCAGGAAACCGAGGCGCTGGTCGAGGGCTTCGAGATCGTACCCCGCAAGGCGATCGACTATCGTGGCCAGCAGCTCGACGAAATGGACCTCGACGCCATTCTCGCGCGCCGCCCCGCTCTGGTCCTGGTCGACGAACTCGCCCATACCAACGCCGCCGGAAGCCGCCATCCGAAGCGTTACATGGATGTGCAGGAAATCCTCGGCCAAGGTATCGACGTCTATTCGACCCTTAACATCCAGCATGTCGAGAGCCTGAACGACGTGGTGGCACAGATCACCCGTGTCCGGGTACGCGAGACGGTGCCGGACAGCATCATCGACCGGGCCGACGACGTCGAAATCATCGACATCACCCCCGACGACCTCATCAAGCGGCTGAACGACGGCAAGGTCTATGTGCCGCAGACGGCGCGGCGTGCCATCGAGAACTACTTTTCCCCCGGCAATCTGACGGCACTGCGCGAACTGGCGCTGCGCCGCACCGCCCAGCGGGTGGACGAGCAGCTTTTGAACCATATGCAGGCGCATGCCATTTCCGGCCCCTGGGCGGCCGGCGATCGGGTGCTTGTCTGCCTCGACCACGGCAGGAACGGCGCGAGCCTAGTGCGGTACGCGCGCCGCCAGGCCGATCGCCTGCGGGCGCCATGGGCGGCGCTGCATCTCGAAACGCCGCAGTCGGTCAATCTGCCCGAACAGGACAAGGACCGGCTGGCGGCCAACATGCGGCTGGCCGAACAACTCGGCGGTGAGACCGTGACGCTGCCGGCGCTGCAGCCGTCGCGCGAGATCATCGCTTATGCCAACGCCAACAACTTCACCCATATCGTCGTCGGACGCCCGGCCAGACCGCGCTGGCGGCAGATCTTGCAGGGGTCGGTCACCTATGACCTGATCCGCTATGCGGGCGATATCAGCGTCCATGTCATCTCCGGCGACACCAAGGAAGGCGAACCGAAACGTGGCCTGAAGGCGGCGCAGCTGCCCAAGGCTTTCCGCTTCAAGCCCTATGTCAAAAGTACGATCTTTGTGGCTCTCGCGATCATCGCCGGTGCTGCGCTCGACCAGACGCTCGACGTCCGCAACCTTGCCCTCGTTTTCCTGATGGCGGTGCTGGCGGCCGCGGTGCGCGGCGGGCTGGGGCCGGGCCTGTTCGCCTCGGTGGCCGGGGCGCTCTCCTTCAACTTCTTTTTTCTCGAACCGCGCTACACGTTTACGGTCCGGGATCCGGAAAGCCTGGTGGCGCTGTTCTTTTATCTTGGCGTCGCGGTCGTCGCTTCCAACCTGACGGCGGCCGTGCAGCGCCAAGCGGCGGCGGCTCGCCAGCGGGCACGCACCACCGAAGACCTCTATCTCTTCTCGAAGAAACTCGCCGGCACCGGCACATTGGACGACGTGCTCTGGGCGACCGCCTTCCAGATAGCCTCGATGCTGAAAGTCCGCGTCGTCATCCTGCTGCCGGAGAATGGCTCGATCGCCGTCAAGGCCGGTTATCCGCCGGACGACACGCTGGTGGATGCGGATATCGCTGCCGCCAAATGGGCCTGGGAGCACAACCGCCCGGCCGGCCGCGCCGCCGATACGCTGCCTGGGGCAAAACGTCTCTATCTGCCGATGCGCACCGGCCGCGAAGCTGTCGGCGTCATCGGTCTCGACAACGACAAGCAGGGACCATTGCTCACCCCCGAACAGCAGCGGCTGTTCGATGCGCTGACAGATCAGGCAGCGTTGGCGATCGAGCGCATCCAGCTGGTCTCCGACGTCGACAAGGCCAAGCTCGCCGCCGAGACAGACCGCCTGCGCACCGCGCTGCTCACCTCGATCTCGCACGACCTGAAGACGCCGCTTGCCGCGATCATGGGGTCGGCGGGCACGCTCAAGGATTTTGGCGCCGACATTCCGGAAGAAGCGCGTGCCGAACTGCTGACCAGCGTCGTCGACGAATCCGAGCGGCTGAACCGTTTCATCTCCAACCTGCTCGATATGACCCGCATCGGCTCCGGCGCCATGGAGCCGAACTACGCCTTTCATTTCGCCGGCGATATCGTTGGCACGGCCTTGAGCCGGGCGGCGAAGATCGTCTCCGCCCACAAGCTCAATGTCGGCATTCCCGCCGACATGCCGATGCTGAAGGTCGATCCGGTCCTGTTCGAGCAGGTTCTGTTCAACCTCATCGACAATGCCGCCAAGTACGCGCCCGAAGACACGGTCATCGATATCCGTGGCTGGCAGGATGGCGGTTCAATTCTTATCTCGGTGATGGATGAAGGACCGGGCATCCCGCCCGACGATCTGGAGCGCATCTTCGATAGTTTCTATCGGGTGCGGAAGGGCGACCATGTGCGGGCCGGCACGGGGCTTGGCCTTTCCATCTGCCGCGGCTTCATCGAGGCCATGGGCGGCACGATCAGGGCGTCCAACCGATCTGATCGTCCCGGTGCGATCTTTACGATCCGAATGCCGGTTCCGGCCGAAACGCCGATTCTGGGAGAACAGGAATGA